GCTTCTTCCCCATCGTTTTCATGACGTACTTTATTTTgagtggagaaaaaaaaactttACTACGTATTCCTAAGCCTGTCTCCTATCATTACACAGCCATCCATCCACATCTCTATTATCTCTCCATAGGACTTCCTGGACTTCCTGGATATCCTGGTAGAGTTGGACGTGATGGAGTCCGTGGTCTACCTGGACCCCCGGGCCTTGCAGGAGCTACTGGTATTCAGCTGATTGATCTCTTCCTGGTTATGAATTGATTATTTGGTTCTCTAGTCACACCTTCTGTTTTCACAGACTAAGACTTGGAACCCCTGCAAGAAAGCTTGGTCAAATTGCAGTTGGGTAAGGAAGTGAATTTCAGAAAGCATGATGTTATGTACTTGAATGCAACATGACAGATCccatatcttaatttgatcattgtTGTCgcagagaattttcctgcacatcaGGAAACGCAAACTGGTAGTGTATTCAAGGTCTAAAAATGCTTCTAAAGTTTACATTTCCTCTtaaaaaatgtcagacttgatttggccGACAAAGAAACGATAATTCCCTACAAATAATGACCATTATTTATAATCCACATGACAATTCCTAGCTCCTGttcctgcaggattattttcctgctctgAAACTGGCTCAAACTAAGATACTGCATCCGTAGATTATATTGTACTTATAAACAATCCGTTCAACATAAATTATGCAATATTCATAGTGTTTCCATTTGTGAAATGTAAAACACCAACTTTTGCTTCCACTTTTAATGTTACACTGACTGCATTAATACCTGGTTTCTCTTCAGCCATAAACTATGATTTCACCAGAAGAGTTGACAAGAAGTACTTTGTGTCACACAAGAGACCGGGTTCTTTTGACGACGCTGTTCAGTTCTGTACCAAGAGGGGCTTGGTGTTGGCTTTGCCGAAGAACGAGGAGGAAAACACTGCTCTCACGCAGGTCTTTGAAGGGGCTTTGAAGAATGCATGGCTCAATGTTGACAACAGTAAAGAGGGGAAGTTTCAGGTAGATTTGAAAGGCCATCCCCTCACCTTTTCCAAATGGGGAGATGGGGAACCAAAAGTGCCTAATGGGGATAAGGGCTGTACAATGTTGACAGAGTCAGGTGCATGGCAGGTGACATACGATTGCTCCTTCAATGCCTATATCGTGTGTGAGATATAGAGACACGTCAATTAAATGCTGTTTCTGAATTTAATATGAAATATTTATTCTCAATGAAAATTTCTTATGTTTAATCTCAATGTATTATCTCTATTCCTTATCTTGTGCGTATTTCCAGTTCTTTACCTTTATTCAAATTAGCTAGTTAAAATGTGAGGTAAAATTTGAAGGGACATTTGTGGAATAAAGCAACCAACACATTTACTTTGGTGCTTGTCTGTCTCCTTCATGCTCCTTCTCTCTGAACAGATGGGCTACTGCTCATGCACATGGCTACTTTTGACCTACAGTTTGCTGACAGAGGAATAACAAATATATATTTCCAAACAACAAAATATCAATTTAAACTTTTATGAATAGGCTGACATAGATCTTGAACCCCCCTAGTAAAAGCAATGCATCTCAACACGAAAGGAAGATGTCTGTGAGGGAGACCCTCCTTAGTGCTGGTTTTATATGTTTCTCTGGAGACATAATGACAAGTTATCCGTTACACCAGAGGGTGAAGGGGGACAGAAATCAGgttgatagaattatggtcatatttgccaaatggagggcgagggagagctttgtatgagtgtctgtgtgtggagtaaaggtgggcCAGAGTTTGTTTCCtctatttaacatgctgatagaaatttggtaataCGCATTTaaattccctgcattaaagtccccggctactaggagcgccgcctctgggtgagcgtttacCTGTttacttatggcggaatacatttcattcagtgcggtcttagtgccagattcagtctgtggtggtatgtagacagctacggaaAATACAGATTAAAACGCAGGGCCAGATGGTTTGGGACACTGGATTCTGACAGTCCTCACTACTTGCGGTTATATCCAGGATCAAAACAGGAAGCAGCAACATGGGTCTGTTAATTCAAAGATTCATCTTAGAAGAAAAACAATTCTATCAACACTTTGTGAAAATAGCGGTGAGTAATGTTTTTTTGAGCACAGCATTTGCTGTCACTAAACACTTTTCAACAAGAAACAATGTTATTCTTAGTTATCCCTGCGCATACAGGTTTCTGTCAACAAGAAACAATGTTATTCTTAGTTATTACTGTACATACAGGTTTCTGTCAACAAGAAACAATGTTATTCTTAGTTATTACTGCACTGTACACACAGGTTTATGTAAACAAGAAACAATGTTATTCTTAGTTATTACTGTACATACAGGTTTCTGTCAACAAGAAACAAAATCAATGTTATTCTTAGTTATTACTGTACATACAGGTTTCTGTCAACAAGAAACAAAATCAATGTTATTCTTAGTTATTACTATACATACAGGTTTCTGTCAACAAGAAACAAAAATCAATGTTATTCTTAGTTATTCCTGTACATACAGGTTTCTGTCAACAAGAAACAATGTTATTCTTAGTTATTACTGTACATACAGGTTTCTGTCAACAAGAAACAATGTTATTCTTAGTTATTCCTGTACATACAGGTTTCTGTCAACAAGAAACAAAAACAATGTTATTCTTAGTTTTTACTGTACATACAGGTTTCTGTCAACAAGAAACAATGTTATTCTTAGTTATTCCTGTACATACAGGTTTCTGTCAACAAGAAACAATGTTATTCTTAGTTATTACTGTACATACAGGTTTCTGTCAACAAGAAACAATGTTATTCTTAGTTATTACTGTACATACAGGTTTCTGTCAACAAGAAACAAAATCAATGTTATTCTTAGTTATTACTGTACATACAGGTTTCTGTCAACAAGAAACAAAAACAATGTTATTCTTAGTTATTACTGTACATACAGGTTTCTGTCAACAAGAAACAATGTTATTCTTAGTTATTACTGTACATACAGGTTTCTGTCAACAAGAAACAATGTTATTCTTAGTTATTACTGTACATACAGGTTTCTGTCAACAAGAAACAATGTTATTCTTagttattactgtactgtaaataCAGGTTTCTGAAACTAGATCTTACACAAGACACTGACATATACATatttaggatcttaatttgaaccagtttgctacatcaggaaaataatcctgcagaaacaggaaatgtgaattattatatcgattataattaatggaaatgttttgcaggggttgatacatttttcgttaggacaaatcaagtctgaaataaTAAAGCGGAAATTGCAAACTATAGTAGCCATTTTAAACCGCAAATACACTACTGCTGTGCAGGAATATTATcagcaacaaaatagtgatcaaattaagattctacatctgtatgGGAGATAATAACTTGGCATTAATATTCTACCATCAATGCATGTGGtagaatatataatataatactttttgtgtgtgtcagggcaaaacctacattacatgttgactcAAACTTACCAGAAGTGGAATGGAACTAAAATGGAATGTGCGTGATTGATGTCAAAGATTTGTTTGGGTCCTTGACAGACGATTCCAAATGCATAAGTGTTTTGCAATAAAAGTGAAAATTGACATGTACTACATTCCAAGTTTGTATATTATCCAGTAAACTGTAACTGAACTTCAGAAGTACTTCCCGATAATAATGCATCCTAGGTGATGATCCTTGGACTAGGGCCTAACGTGATAACATTGGACTAGGGCCTAACGTGATAACATTGGACTAGGGCCTAACGTGATAACACTGGACTAGGGCCTAACATGATAACATTGGACTAGGGCCTAACGTGATAACACTGGACTAGGGCCTAACATGATAACATTGGACTAGGGCCTAATGTGATACATTGTACTAGGGCCTAACGTGATAACATTGGACTAGGGCCTAATGTGATAACATTGGACTAGGGCCTAACGTGATAACATTGGACTAGGGCCTAACATTGTAACATTGGACTAGGGCCTAACGTGATAACATTGGACTAGGGTCTAACGTGATAACACTGGACTAGGGCCTAAACTGATAACATTGGACTAGGGCATAACGTGATAACATTGGACTAGGGCCTAACATGATAACATTGGACTAGGGCCTACCATGATAACATTGGACTAGGGCCTAACGTGATAACATTGGACTAGGGCCTAACGTGATAACATTGGACTAGGGCCTAACGTGATAACATTGGACTAGGGCCTAACGTGATAACATTGGACTAGGGCCTAACGTGATAACATTGGACTAGGGCATAACGTGATAACATTGGACTAGGGCCTAACGTGATAACATTGGACTAGAGCATAACGTGATAACATTGGACTAGGGCATAACGTGATAACATTGGACTAGGGCCTAACGTGATAACACTGGACTAGGGCATAACGTGATAACACTGGACTAGGGCATAACGTGATAACACTGGACTAGGGCCTAACGTGATAACATTAGACTAGGGCCTAACGTGATAACATTGCTTTTAAAATGCACATTGTCAACATCTGTCTATGGATTGAATCCTGGCCTCAGCCTATACAGTAATACACATTAAAGTCATTAATATGAAGTTCTGTTCtttgaagaaaaataaataaatcatatctgtcgtgtctttggggtaccattaaacggaagatatgtttatcaattagctccctgtaattattatcacgcgattaaacggATTAAtcatttaattgtaattaactaggagatcggggcaccaaggagaatattcagattacaaagctataattttcctaatataactttcctgtactataatattatattctattatagtataggcagattatcttctagtttaattggtgtattttacctctagtccagtctcataccaaacgtcgtaaattgttgtatctgcacgaacccagtcttcactaaaatcatccatacatcaattgtcttaaaatcatttatttactacactaagtaattaacagaaaaacatacaaacagtcattatcgtcacaaaggattggtatcggaatgtgccctactggctaaacaggcaggtcggcctgttgaacaatggatcataaaaggtcggctgagaagttacacagggttcattaatattaacaattgacaattgaatgctcactcattcgggaacaattgcaatcaatatatatttacgctcagtgtgtcgttctgattgttgttggagagtagttctgttggggagttttgtccgcgttctctctctctctctctctcggttagaatggatctttcagagcgacattcattaatgtcgtcatcgaatggttggttcgttggtcttcgcgttcaatgatataatttacttagctgcagactaataattaatatcaaagacttgttcttattctgtcagtatcgatagtctaaaagttaaccacgtggtatggttcacattcagtagaggaattggaaggtaaaacctattagccaacggagtgtaggcctggtctgaagaaatgtaaatccgggggtgttttatagtgcccatagaacagcttgtcaaatgacgcctggtcctgtatgggtccctgggggcgtgcctatgactgagttagatttggttacagaaatacaattctatcacattacatcagtacatagcatctcaatgtcttacaaaagctttatccttattaatacattccatacacccatataatgcaagtcttaaactgagtctattatataaacagttttatggtaatatggctatattgtctcttctgagtatcacaaaatggtaccaagcggatcagttcgtagctggattcgtcaccaatcttccataccttctccagaacacaaaatgtcgcttggctctccaattctatgagttggaagaatttcctgtgtctctctatgggccatgtggccagagactctcctggaattttagagtttttacgaccctttacacacagggtggattgtgtgcaaaagggaggggtcaactgtcctccctgtaccaaaagaggccaacgtcatgacatgtcCTTATGTTTCTTAACACCTGCCTAAACACAATCAATGaatgatatatttatttatttaggttGAAGTATTTCCTTGGTGATAACACAACAGTAGATGTGTAGGCTGGAGGTGTATTTCATCAGTTCTAATAGGAAGGTTGATATACCTGCTGGTGCTACTGTTAAATGGGGTGAAGGAAAAACCAATGAAGGCAAACTGAATAAATATTTACTACAAAAATATGTGTGCTTGAATATATAGTATAATGTATGAGTATAATGCATCTTCTGAGTTGAAACAGCTAAATGTGTGCCGGGAAAAAACAACATTGCATGCTAAAACAATGGAACTATGGAAGACACTAAGTCATTCGGATGAGATAATTGTGTACTtcttttttgtttttgccttgGACTTTAAGTCTTCCTTTCTCAAACTCACCAGAAGTAGAATGGAACTAAAGTGGAATTTGCGCAATGGATGTCAGAGATTTGTTTGTGTTCTTGCGAGATGATTCCACGTGCATCAGTATTTTGTAATAAATGTGAACATTGGCAGGGTACTCTGGGAATTACATTCCAAGTTTGTCTCTTTTCCAGTAAACTGTAAATGAACTTCAGAAGTACTTCCTGATAAAAATGAATCCTCCAAAGTGACGGGTTGTTTACCAATGTCTTTATAAGTTGCTGCACCAACCCATTTCTCTAGCATTCTGTTGCAAAGCAGGACAGAAACATCACATCCATTCTCAGCACATCAACTTAATAGGTATGGTACCCACTTGTTTACTTTTTGTCTTAATTATATTGCTGCAGTTTAAAGGCACAATATGTAAGCTTTACGGACGTTAGATGGTCATTTCAATCATTATAACCATCGATTATTGAAGAATATAGTTTATCAATGTGTTATGAGCTGATTACAACTGTGTTACCCTGTCATCAATCTATGTTCCTATTACTTCACTGTTTCTGTTGCTGTTTCCATTTGAGTCTTTGTAAACACCCCAATAGCTTCTGTTTAAACTAGCATGTTGATCTCctgtcagtccttgcatcaatAGTTCCATCTAACTAATTTGAGAGAGGTTACATTTCCGTTCCATCCCTCAACTGGCAACAAAGTGGCAGAGTCAAGCTGTTGAAATGACACATTCACATATTCTGCATGCTACTTTTCAACTGCTTGTATTCTTGTCGATCCCATTGACAGTAAATGTTCCTATCATGTAATCTATAAGCAGATGTTTCCTGTGCTTCTATTTTTATGACACCAGTGATTTACTGTCCCTTTGGTCTCTGTGTCTTCTCCCTGATTTTTTAGTTTATGGCTCTGAGCCGACGTCTGAATTTAGTCTCTGTGTCTTCTCCCTGATGTTTTAGGTTATGGCTATGAGCAGACGCCTGACTTTGggtctctgtgttctctccctgCTGGTTCTGCCAGGCCAGATGGAGAAGTGTGAATGCCAGGGTCCTAGAGGCTTTCCTGGAGGTAAATGCGTCGTAAGCTTAGAACAACTGCCTTACCCTATCATATCCCAAAAGTTAAGACTGTTGATTTTGGAGTAAGCTGTCACTTTAAGCATGCACATTCATTTGCGTACCTGATGATGGAGTGATGATGGGAAACAAAGAACTCTGAATTAATTCAGTTAGATAAGCAGTCCTACTCCTACAAAAAGGCTTTTGTCTGTAAAAGTTGCCAAACAAAACTGGGGCTGGGGGATAATGAGAAATCCCCATCTGGTATATTTCCTGCTGTTACCCTTtgattaaaataaagaaaaatcctaaGACTGTTGATTTTGGAATAAACTGTCAATTTAAGCAAGTCAGAGCAGACCAGACTGCAGAGCACTTTACAGGCTGAATGAGGCAGTCCTCGGTGTGTATGATGATGTACTGTTTCCTGTTATCTCTCCATTGGGCCACTTGGACTTGTTGGTGTACCTGGTCAACCTGGAGCCAGAGGTAAAGTCTTACATATTCACTATATTATTTACCAAAAATGTAAGGGGGGTAGCAACACACGTACACGTGGATTCTATATTGTAGATATGTCTTAGTAGAGTattggcctgagggaacacactgaaTGTGTTGTAaatagtgttatgaaatgtaatgtcatgtaaaatGTTAAATTGCCTTaatgctggaccccaggaagattagctgctgccttggcaggaactaatgaggatccctaataaaccccaggaagagtagctgctgccttggcaggaatgaAGGGGGACCCCagcaagagtagctgctgccttggcaggaactaatggggatccataataaaccccaggaagagtagctgctgccttggcaggatctAATGGGGATTCAAAATATACACAAATACCCTTCAAAACAATGTAGACCACAACCCTAGTGCTGCTTTCCCCTTCTGTATTTTTTTTGGAAGACAAAGATCTCTGAATTACCTCAATTAGACAAAGCACACCAATTCCTAGAAAGAGACTTTGTCTGTACCAGTTGCCAAAATAAACATATTAAAAGGGTCTGGGGTATAATGAATTATTAGCGGTTCACAGcagagctgtaaaaccttttgttGTTCAtagataataaatacaaaatcctTAACATGGCCAGATAACTCAAGTATAGATTGGACCGTTTGTTCTCATTTGTATTTactgtaaattccggactataagccgcaacttctTTCCCAAGCTTTGAACCTTctcggcttaaacaatgacgcggctaatatactgctcaataaaataaagggaacacttaaacaacacatcctagatctgaatgatagaaataatcttattaaatacttttttctttacatagttgaatgtgctgacaacaaaatcacacaaaaataatcaatggaaatccaatttatcaacacatggaggtctggatttggagtcacactcaaaattaaagtggaaaaccacactacaggctgatccaactttgatgtaatgtccttaaaacaagtcaaaatgaggctcagtagtgtgtgtggcctccacgtgcctgtatgacctccctacaatgcctgggcatgctcctgatgaggtggcggatggtctcctgagggatctcctcccagacctggactaaagcatccgtcaactcctggacagtctgtggtgcaacgtggcgttggtggatggagcgagacatgatgtcccagatgtgctcaattggattcaggtctggggaacgggcgggccagtccatagcatcaatgccttcctcttgcaggaactgctgacacactccagccacatgaggtctagcattgtcttgcattaggagaggCCAACCGCACAGCATAGGCTCACAGGATAAGGAAGTAGCACATGGAGGCGCCCAAAGAAAGCACCCACACAAAAAGCAGGTGAGGCACAGAATAAAGAACTGCTTTCAtcgtgaagagcacagggcgccaattgaaatcttggtgttctctggcaaatgccaaaagtcctgcacggtgttggactgtaagcacaacccccacctgtggacgtcgggccctcataccaccctcatggagtctgtttctgaccgtatgagcagacacatgcacatttgtggcctgctggaggttattttgcagggctctggcagtgcttctcctgctcctccttgcacaaaggcggaggtagcggtcctgctgctgggttgttgccctcctacggcctcctccacgtctcctgatgtactggcctgtctcctggtagcgcctccatgctctggacactacgctgacagacacagcaaaccttcttgacacagctcgcattgatgtgccatcctggatgagctgcactacctgagccactagtgtgggttgtagactccgtctcatgctaccactagagtgaaagcaccgccagcattcaaaagtgaccaaaacatcagccaggaagcataggaactgagaagtggtctgtggtccccacctgcagaaccactcctttattgggggtgtcttgctaattgcctataatttccacctgttgtctattccagttgcacaatagcatgtgacatttattgtcaatcagtgttgcttcctaagtggacagtttgatttcacagaagtgtgattgacttggagttacattgtgttgtttaagtgttccctttattttttggagcagtgtatatggatttttcccgctttcaatttttttttctccaaaaaacacattctgtgacttggtcagttttttggcggcatgaagctttcat
Above is a window of Salmo salar chromosome ssa03, Ssal_v3.1, whole genome shotgun sequence DNA encoding:
- the LOC106601909 gene encoding mannose-binding protein-like, encoding MAMSRRLTLGLCVLSLLVLPGQMEKCECQGPRGFPGARGLPGLPGYPGRVGRDGVRGLPGPPGLAGATAINYDFTRRVDKKYFVSHKRPGSFDDAVQFCTKRGLVLALPKNEEENTALTQVFEGALKNAWLNVDNSKEGKFQVDLKGHPLTFSKWGDGEPKVPNGDKGCTMLTESGAWQVTYDCSFNAYIVCEI